A region of Vitis riparia cultivar Riparia Gloire de Montpellier isolate 1030 chromosome 12, EGFV_Vit.rip_1.0, whole genome shotgun sequence DNA encodes the following proteins:
- the LOC117926836 gene encoding trans-resveratrol di-O-methyltransferase-like gives MDSANSERSTELLHAQAHVWNHIFNFINSMSLKCAIQLGIPDIIHNHGKPMTLPELVAKLPVHPKRSQCVYRLMRILVHSGFLAAQRVQQGEQEEGYVLTDASRLLLMDDSLSIRPFLLAMLDPILTKPWHYLSAWFQNDDPTPFHTAHERPFWDYAAHEPQLNTFFNEAMASDARLVTSVLLKEGKGVFEGLNSLVDVGGGTGKVAKAIANAFPHLNCTVLDLPHVVAGLQGSKNLNYFAGDMFEAIPPADAILLKWIMHDWSDEECVKILKRCREAIPSKENGGKVIIIDMIMMKNQGDYKSIETQLFFDMIMMNFVTGRERDENEWEKLFLDAGFSHYKIIPILGLRSLIEVYP, from the exons ATGGATTCGGCAAACAGTGAGAGATCAACTGAGCTGCTTCATGCTCAAGCTCATGTTTGGAACCATATATTCAACTTCATCAACTCTATGTCACTAAAATGTGCTATTCAACTAGGCATCCCAGacatcatccacaaccatggCAAGCCCATGACTCTTCCTGAGCTGGTTGCTAAGCTCCCAGTCCACCCCAAAAGGAGTCAGTGCGTGTACCGTCTCATGCGCATTCTTGTTCATTCTGGCTTCCTTGCTGCGCAAAGAGTCCAACAAGGTGAGCAAGAAGAGGGGTATGTGCTTACAGATGCCTCTAGGCTCCTTCTAATGGATGACTCCTTGAGCATAAGGCCCTTCTTGCTTGCCATGCTCGACCCAATTTTAACTAAACCATGGCATTATCTGAGTGCTTGGTTTCAAAATGATGATCCCACTCCGTTCCACACTGCTCATGAGCGGCCATTTTGGGATTATGCTGCCCATGAACCTCAGCTCAACACTTTCTTCAATGAAGCCATGGCTAGCGATGCTCGCTTAGTCACCAGCGTGCTGCTTAAGGAGGGCAAGGGCGTATTTGAGGGGTTGAACTCATTGGTTGATGTAGGGGGTGGCACCGGAAAAGTGGCCAAGGCCATTGCTAACGCTTTCCCACATTTGAACTGCACCGTGTTAGATCTCCCCCACGTGGTTGCTGGCTTGCAAGGGAGCAAGAACTTGAACTACTTTGCAGGTGATATGTTTGAGGCAATTCCTCCTGCAGATGCAATTTTACTCAAG TGGATAATGCATGACTGGAGCGATGAAGAATGCGTGAAAATACTAAAGCGATGCAGGGAAGCAATTCCGAGCAAGGAAAACGGAGGAAAGGTGATTATCATAGACATGATCATGATGAAGAATCAAGGAGACTACAAGTCCATAGAAACACAGCTGTTCTTTGATATGATTATGATGAATTTCGTCACGGGTAGAGAGAGGGACGAGAACGAATGGGAGAAGCTTTTCTTGGATGCTGGTTTCAGTCACTACAAGATAATTCCCATTTTGGGTTTGAGGTCCCTCATTGAGGTTTATCCTTGA
- the LOC117926835 gene encoding trans-resveratrol di-O-methyltransferase-like produces MDLESVETSSELLHAQGHVWNHIFNFINSMSLKCAIQLGIPDIIHNHGKPMTLPELVAKLPIHPKKVWCVYRLMRILVQSGFFARQKVEESEQEEGYVLTHASRLLLEDDPLSVRPFLLAMLDPILTKPWHYVSAWFQNDDPTPFDTAHGRTFWDYGGHEPKINNFFNEAMASDARLVTSVLIKDCKGVFEGLNSLVDVGGGTGTVAKAIANAFPHLNCTVFDLPHVVAGLEGSKNLNYLGGDMFKGIPPADAILLKWILHDWNDEECVKILQQCRQAIPSKEKGGKVIIIDMMMENQKGDDESMETQLFFDMLMMILVTGQERNEKEWEKLFLDAGFSGYKITPILGLRSLIEVYP; encoded by the exons ATGGATTTGGAAAGTGTTGAGACATCCAGTGAGTTGCTTCATGCTCAAGGTCATGTCTGGAACCATATATTCAACTTCATCAACTCCATGTCACTGAAATGTGCCATTCAACTAGGCATCCCAGacatcatccacaaccatggCAAGCCCATGACTCTTCCTGAGCTGGTTGCTAAGCTCCCAATCCACCCAAAAAAGGTTTGGTGCGTGTATCGTCTCATGCGCATTCTTGTTCAATCTGGCTTCTTTGCTAGGCAAAAAGTTGAAGAAAGTGAGCAAGAAGAGGGGTATGTGCTTACACATGCCTCTAGGCTCCTGCTAGAGGACGATCCCTTGAGCGTAAGGCCCTTCTTGCTTGCCATGCTTGACCCAATTTTAACTAAACCGTGGCATTATGTGAGTGCTTGGTTTCAAAATGATGATCCCACCCCCTTCGACACTGCTCATGGGCGGACGTTTTGGGACTATGGTGGCCATGAACCCAAGATCAACAATTTCTTCAATGAAGCCATGGCTAGTGATGCTCGCTTAGTCACTAGCGTGCTGATTAAGGACTGCAAGGGCGTATTTGAGGGGTTGAACTCATTGGTTGATGTAGGGGGTGGCACTGGAACAGTGGCTAAGGCCATTGCTAACGCTTTCCCACACTTGAACTGCACTGTGTTTGATCTCCCGCACGTGGTTGCTGGCTTGGAAGGGAGCAAGAACTTGAACTACCTTGGAGGCGACATGTTTAAAGGAATTCCTCCTGCAGATGCAATTTTACTCAAG TGGATATTACATGACTGGAACGACGAAGAATGTGTCAAGATACTCCAGCAATGCAGACAGGCGATTCCAAGCAAGGAGAAGGGAGGCAAGGTGATAATAATAGACATGATGATGGAGAACCAGAAAGGAGATGATGAGTCCATGGAAACACAGCTCTTTTTTGATATGCTGATGATGATTTTGGTCACGGGTCAAGAGAGGAACGAAAAAGAATGGGAGAAGCTGTTCTTGGATGCTGGTTTCAGTGGCTATAAGATAACCCCTATACTGGGTTTAAGGTCTCTTATTGAAGTTTATCCTTGA
- the LOC117926834 gene encoding trans-resveratrol di-O-methyltransferase-like, translating to MALAVGETSTELLHAHAHVWNHIFNFINSMSLKCAIELGIPDIIHNHGKPMTLSELVAELPVNPEKTKCVYRLMRLLVQSGFFSRKRVQESGQEEGYVLTLASRLLLKDDPLSARPFLLAMLDPVLITPWQYVSAWFQNDDPTPFDTAHGRTFWDYAGHEPKLNNFFNEAMASDARLVTSVLIKDCKGIFVGLNSLVDVGGGTGTVARAIANAFPHLNCTVLDLPHVVAGLEGSKNLNYLAGDMFEAIPPADAILLKWILHDWNHDECVKILKRCRDVIPSKEKGGKVIIIDMMMENQKADDESIETQLFWDMLMMIVLTGQERNIKDWEKLFFDAGFSGYKITPMLGLRSLIEVYP from the exons ATGGCTTTGGCAGTTGGTGAGACATCGACTGAGCTACTTCATGCTCATGCTCATGTCTGGAATCATATATTCAACTTCATAAACTCCATGTCACTGAAATGTGCTATTGAACTAGGCATCCCAGacatcatccacaaccatggGAAGCCCATGACTCTTTCTGAGCTGGTTGCTGAGCTCCCAGTCAACCCAGAGAAGACGAAATGCGTGTACCGTCTCATGCGCCTTCTTGTTCAGTCTGGCTTCTTTTCCAGGAAAAGAGTCCAAGAAAGCGGGCAAGAAGAGGGGTATGTGCTTACACTTGCCTCTAGGCTCCTCCTAAAGGACGACCCCTTGAGTGCAAGGCCCTTCTTGCTTGCCATGCTCGACCCAGTTTTAATTACACCATGGCAATATGTGAGTGCTTGGTTTCAAAACGATGATCCCACTCCATTCGACACTGCTCATGGGCGGACATTTTGGGATTATGCTGGCCATGAACCCAAGCTCAACAATTTCTTCAATGAAGCCATGGCTAGTGATGCTCGCTTAGTAACCAGCGTGCTGATTAAGGACTGCAAGGGCATATTTGTGGGGTTGAATTCATTAGTTGATGTAGGGGGTGGCACAGGGACAGTGGCTAGGGCCATTGCCAATGCTTTCCCACACTTGAACTGCACCGTGTTAGATCTCCCCCATGTGGTTGCTGGCTTGGAAGGGAGCAAGAACTTGAACTACCTTGCAGGGGATATGTTTGAAGCAATTCCTCCTGCAGATGCTATTTTACTCAAG TGGATATTGCATGACTGGAACCATGACGAATGTGTGAAGATACTCAAGCGATGCAGAGATGTGATTCCAAGCAAGGAAAAAGGAGGAAAGGTGATAATCATAGACATGATGATGGAGAACCAGAAAGCAGATGATGAGTCCATCGAAACACAACTCTTTTGGGATATGCTGATGATGATTGTGCTAACGGGCCAAGAGAGGAACATTAAAGACTGGGAGAAGCTCTTCTTTGATGCTGGTTTCAGTGGCTATAAGATAACTCCCATGCTGGGTTTAAGGTCTCTCATCGAGGTTTACCCATGA
- the LOC117926250 gene encoding trans-resveratrol di-O-methyltransferase-like: MDLANGGRSSELLQAQTHVWNHIFNFINSMSLKCAIQLGIPDIIHNHCQPMTLHELVAKLPVRPNKTLCVHRLMRILVHSGFFTMQRVQESADEEGYVLADASRLLLKDHPLSATPFLLAMLDPDLTEPWHYVSAWFQNDDPTPFFTAHGRTIWDYGCHEPRFNNFFNEAMASDARLVTSVLIEECKGAFEGLNSFVDVGGGTGTVAKTIVEAFPHLHGTVLDLPHVVADLQGSKNLTYLAGDMFEAIPPADAILLKWILHDWSDEECLKILKQCRGAIPSKEKGGKVMIIDMAILNKKGDDDESKVETQLFMDMLMMVLYPGREREEKEWKKLFLDSGFSGYKITPILGLRSLIEVYP; encoded by the exons ATGGATTTGGCAAATGGTGGGAGATCTAGTGAGCTGCTTCAAGCTCAAACTCACGTTTGGAACCACATATTCAACTTCATAAATTCCATGTCACTGAAATGTGCTATTCAACTTGGCATCCCCGACATCATTCACAACCATTGTCAGCCCATGACTCTTCATGAGCTGGTTGCTAAGCTCCCTGTCCGTCCGAATAAGACACTGTGCGTTCATCGCCTCATGCGAATTCTTGTTCATTCTGGATTCTTTACTATGCAAAGAGTCCAAGAAAGTGCGGACGAAGAGGGTTATGTACTTGCAGATGCTTCTAGGCTCCTCCTGAAGGACCATCCTTTGAGCGCAACACCCTTCTTGCTTGCCATGCTCGACCCAGATTTAACGGAACCATGGCATTATGTAAGTGCTTGGTTTCAAAATGATGATCCCACCCCGTTTTTCACTGCCCATGGGCGGACAATTTGGGATTATGGTTGCCATGAACCGAGGTTTAACAACTTCTTCAACGAGGCCATGGCCAGTGATGCTCGCTTGGTCACCAGCGTGCTGATTGAGGAGTGCAAGGGCGCTTTTGAGGGGCTGAACTCGTTTGTTGATGTTGGCGGTGGTACGGGAACAGTGGCTAAGACCATTGTCGAGGCGTTCCCACACTTGCACGGCACTGTGCTTGATCTCCCGCACGTGGTTGCTGACTTGCAAGGGAGCAAAAACTTGACCTACCTCGCAGGGGATATGTTCGAGGCAATTCCTCCTGCGGATGCCATTTTACTGAAG TGGATATTGCATGACTGGAGCGACGAAGAATGCCTGAAAATACTCAAGCAATGCAGAGGGGCAATTCCAAGCAAAGAAAAGGGAGGAAAGGTGATGATCATAGACATGGCGATTCTAAACAAGAAAGGAGATGACGATGAGTCCAAAGTGGAGACACAACTCTTCATGGATATGCTGATGATGGTTTTGTACCCGGGTAGAGAGAGGGAGGAGAAAGAATGGAAGAAGCTCTTCCTGGATTCTGGTTTCAGTGGCTATAAGATAACGCCCATACTGGGTTTAAGGTCTCTTATCGAGGTTTATCCTTGA